The proteins below are encoded in one region of Nitrospira sp.:
- a CDS encoding phytoene synthase, whose product MDALQAQDYCTAVTKRSGSNFYYSFLFLPRERREAMYTVYAFCKEVDSAVDEPPPGSRPQDELARWRAELAAAYSGAPHLPVTVSLAKHARRFHIPQTLFEELIQGVEMDLRISRYRTFEELYQYCYRVASVVGLICLRIFGTESPRAEEYAVQLGLAFQLTNILRDLGVDAEQGRIYLPLDDLARFGYTEDDLLARRETPAFLELMRFECARAHDYYDQARASLEALPAADRRALTVAEIMRGVYSRILQRIETSHYRVFGPRIRLSSPHRLGVAAATWIRSRWASRPFS is encoded by the coding sequence ATGGACGCGCTGCAAGCCCAAGATTATTGCACCGCCGTCACCAAACGGAGTGGGAGTAACTTCTACTACTCGTTTTTGTTTCTCCCGCGAGAACGGCGAGAGGCAATGTACACCGTGTACGCCTTTTGTAAGGAAGTTGACAGTGCCGTCGACGAGCCCCCTCCCGGCAGTCGCCCGCAGGACGAGCTTGCTCGCTGGCGAGCCGAGCTGGCAGCCGCGTATAGCGGAGCGCCGCATTTGCCCGTCACGGTCAGCCTGGCCAAGCATGCCCGGCGGTTTCATATTCCTCAGACCCTGTTCGAGGAACTCATCCAAGGCGTAGAGATGGATCTTAGGATCTCCCGGTATCGGACATTCGAGGAGCTCTACCAGTATTGCTACCGTGTCGCCTCTGTCGTCGGCCTCATTTGCCTCCGCATTTTTGGAACCGAGTCCCCGCGAGCCGAGGAGTATGCCGTGCAGCTTGGCTTGGCCTTCCAACTCACGAATATCCTTCGTGATCTCGGCGTGGATGCTGAACAGGGGCGCATCTATCTGCCGCTGGACGATCTCGCACGCTTCGGATACACGGAGGATGACTTGCTGGCCCGTCGAGAGACCCCGGCGTTTCTGGAACTCATGCGGTTCGAGTGTGCTCGAGCGCATGACTACTACGATCAGGCACGCGCGTCGCTGGAGGCATTGCCGGCCGCGGATCGCCGAGCCTTGACCGTCGCAGAAATCATGCGCGGGGTATACAGCCGCATTTTGCAACGGATTGAAACGTCGCACTACCGTGTATTCGGACCACGAATTCGATTGTCGTCGCCCCATCGGCTCGGAGTCGCGGCTGCAACCTGGATTCGGTCCCGCTGGGCTTCGAGACCATTCTCGTGA
- a CDS encoding carotene 7,8-desaturase has protein sequence MTTRQTVVVLGAGPAGLAAAIRLSQAGYAVTLLEERDRLGGAMVAQSPDGDLLDALPPIVFGHQTATLRLLRELGTARLTQLRTPGHIEFRQRGHGTKRLRYLWLPAPLHSILGLAASRGLTIRDLWRALVFLEQTWENNPALPLDLEARRADQWLSEIRQSEGAQVNVWAPLARFLLNSELSGVSAGMLVDVLTRSFLTRRADSRIGIANHSWDQLFLNPAQAWLHKHHVTVCKGTRFEHFTMRHNRINGIRLEDRRTVTADWYVAATPPRRLSALLPEPVITHYATFHQLSKLSDAAGLTVHVWFKTRLSTPRLLLLVGHTFHWLVVRHADQAIVVTLVATGRADLLHHTDEALGEFALTDVHTAIPDLTGVPALRTHVIRRERACLVTRPGATAFRPVTASPIPNLLLAGGWTDTGLPDSIESAVVSADRCAALLTTGRIGTRKEGLGSWPES, from the coding sequence ATGACAACACGCCAGACAGTCGTCGTGCTCGGAGCGGGCCCTGCCGGACTGGCCGCCGCTATACGACTGAGCCAAGCCGGCTACGCGGTGACTTTGCTCGAGGAACGCGATCGTCTCGGCGGAGCCATGGTGGCTCAAAGTCCGGATGGAGACCTGCTCGATGCCTTACCCCCCATCGTATTTGGACACCAGACCGCGACACTCCGTTTGCTCAGAGAGCTCGGCACAGCGCGCCTGACCCAACTCAGGACACCCGGTCATATTGAATTTCGTCAGCGCGGGCACGGCACGAAGCGGCTTCGATATCTGTGGCTGCCTGCCCCACTACATAGCATCTTGGGCCTAGCCGCCTCACGCGGCCTGACTATTCGAGACCTCTGGCGAGCGCTCGTGTTTCTCGAACAAACCTGGGAGAACAATCCCGCTCTCCCGTTGGACTTGGAGGCCCGCCGCGCCGATCAATGGCTGAGTGAAATCCGGCAATCCGAGGGGGCCCAGGTCAACGTCTGGGCTCCCTTGGCCAGGTTCCTGCTTAACAGCGAACTCTCCGGCGTCTCGGCCGGAATGCTCGTCGATGTTCTCACACGCAGTTTTCTCACTCGACGTGCGGATTCGCGCATCGGCATCGCCAATCATTCGTGGGATCAACTGTTTCTCAATCCGGCACAAGCTTGGCTCCACAAGCACCACGTGACGGTCTGCAAGGGAACCCGGTTCGAGCATTTCACCATGCGTCACAACCGCATTAACGGCATCCGCCTTGAGGATCGGCGGACGGTGACAGCCGATTGGTACGTCGCGGCCACACCGCCACGCAGGCTGTCCGCGCTGCTGCCCGAACCAGTGATCACTCACTATGCGACGTTTCATCAGCTGAGTAAACTGTCCGACGCAGCGGGCCTGACCGTCCATGTCTGGTTCAAGACTCGACTCTCCACTCCGCGGCTCCTCCTCCTCGTCGGACATACCTTTCACTGGCTGGTCGTCCGGCACGCCGACCAGGCTATCGTGGTTACTCTTGTCGCAACCGGTCGTGCCGACCTGTTGCACCATACCGACGAGGCCTTGGGCGAATTCGCCTTGACCGACGTTCACACCGCCATTCCTGACTTGACGGGAGTCCCCGCCCTACGCACCCACGTCATCAGGCGGGAGCGGGCCTGCCTTGTCACCCGCCCTGGCGCGACCGCATTCCGCCCCGTAACCGCCTCGCCCATCCCAAATCTGCTGTTGGCGGGAGGGTGGACTGACACCGGACTGCCGGATTCGATTGAGAGCGCCGTCGTCAGCGCGGATCGCTGCGCGGCTCTTCTGACGACGGGGCGGATCGGCACCAGGAAGGAAGGATTAGGGTCATGGCCAGAAAGTTGA
- the aspC-2 gene encoding aminotransferase has protein sequence MARKLSHRIAGLGQSEIRAMTQACTKLRGINMAQGVCDTGVPSVVSRAAQEAVDLGYNIYTRFDGLPQLREAIARKSATFNGMVVNPESDVTVSAGATGAFHSTCMALLNPGDEVVVFEPYYAYHIQALMAVGAVPIIVPTEPPDWTLDLASLERALGPRAKAIVVNTPANPSGKIFGRAELEAIAEVAQEQDLFVFTDEIYEYFIYDGRRHVSMASLPSMCERTITISGYSKTFGITGWRIGHTVAVPQWAQAIGSMNDLLYVCAPSPLQHAVAVGINELPTDFYTGLAIEYQAKRDQFCEALKQARLTPSIPQGAYYVLADVSRLPGKTSKDRAMYLLEKTGVAGVPGEAFFRGDTGHRFIRFCYAKTAADLADACDRLTRLS, from the coding sequence ATGGCCAGAAAGTTGAGTCATCGTATTGCGGGGTTGGGCCAATCGGAAATACGCGCCATGACCCAAGCCTGCACCAAACTGAGGGGCATCAACATGGCTCAAGGCGTATGCGACACTGGTGTTCCGTCCGTCGTCAGCCGTGCTGCGCAGGAGGCCGTCGATCTGGGCTACAACATTTACACGCGATTCGACGGCTTGCCACAATTGCGCGAGGCTATCGCCCGTAAGAGCGCAACATTTAATGGAATGGTGGTCAATCCCGAATCGGACGTCACCGTATCGGCAGGCGCGACAGGTGCCTTTCATAGTACCTGCATGGCGCTGCTCAACCCCGGGGACGAGGTCGTGGTCTTCGAACCCTACTATGCCTACCATATTCAGGCTCTTATGGCGGTGGGTGCCGTCCCAATCATCGTCCCAACCGAACCGCCGGACTGGACATTGGATCTCGCGTCCCTGGAGCGGGCACTCGGGCCACGCGCGAAGGCCATTGTCGTGAATACGCCCGCCAATCCTTCCGGGAAGATATTCGGCCGGGCTGAGTTGGAGGCCATTGCCGAGGTGGCACAGGAACAGGATCTGTTCGTCTTCACCGATGAAATCTATGAGTACTTCATATACGACGGACGACGCCACGTCAGTATGGCCTCGTTGCCAAGCATGTGCGAACGAACGATTACCATCTCCGGCTACTCGAAGACCTTCGGGATTACCGGCTGGCGCATTGGCCATACGGTGGCGGTACCCCAATGGGCTCAGGCGATTGGTTCGATGAACGATCTGCTTTACGTCTGTGCCCCATCTCCCCTTCAGCATGCAGTCGCGGTTGGGATCAACGAACTACCGACCGATTTCTACACAGGTTTGGCCATCGAATACCAAGCCAAACGGGATCAGTTTTGCGAGGCACTCAAGCAAGCACGGCTCACCCCTTCGATACCGCAAGGGGCTTATTACGTCCTGGCGGATGTGAGCCGCTTACCGGGGAAAACCAGCAAAGACCGGGCGATGTACCTGCTCGAGAAAACCGGAGTAGCTGGGGTACCCGGCGAGGCCTTCTTCCGAGGGGATACCGGGCACCGCTTCATCCGCTTCTGCTATGCCAAGACGGCGGCA